In Thermosynechococcus sichuanensis E542, a single genomic region encodes these proteins:
- a CDS encoding peroxiredoxin: MSDCLRVGQPAPDFEAVAVYDQEFKTVKLSDYRGKYVVLFFYPLDFTFVCPTEIVAFSDRYDEFAKLNTEILGVSVDSQFSHLAWTQTDRKAGGVGDLKYPLVSDLKKEISTAYNVLTEEGVALRGLFIIDKEGIIQHATINNLAFGRNVDETLRVLQAIQYVQAHPDEVCPAGWQPGDKTMNPDPVKSKVYFEAVG; encoded by the coding sequence AGCGGTTGCTGTTTATGACCAAGAGTTCAAAACCGTCAAGCTCTCGGACTATCGCGGTAAGTACGTTGTTCTCTTCTTTTACCCCCTAGACTTCACCTTTGTCTGCCCTACGGAAATTGTCGCCTTTAGCGATCGCTACGACGAATTTGCCAAACTGAACACCGAAATCCTTGGCGTGTCCGTGGATAGTCAGTTCTCTCACTTGGCTTGGACGCAAACCGATCGCAAAGCTGGTGGTGTCGGCGATCTTAAATATCCCTTGGTGTCTGACCTGAAAAAAGAAATCAGCACTGCCTACAACGTGTTGACCGAGGAAGGGGTGGCACTGCGCGGTCTCTTCATCATTGACAAAGAAGGGATTATCCAACACGCAACGATCAATAACTTGGCCTTTGGCCGCAACGTTGATGAGACCCTGCGGGTGCTGCAAGCCATTCAATACGTCCAAGCTCACCCCGACGAAGTCTGCCCCGCTGGCTGGCAACCCGGCGACAAAACGATGAACCCCGATCCCGTCAAATCCAAAGTCTATTTTGAAGCCGTGGGCTAA